From the genome of Miscanthus floridulus cultivar M001 chromosome 10, ASM1932011v1, whole genome shotgun sequence, one region includes:
- the LOC136486585 gene encoding uncharacterized protein, translated as MAFHASKLSASTENPDQLAGCGTASLVLAERTAQQLVVEEPIEEIPPEPQQMSSQTSVPEQLVEKTAEQSTSAPSTNPTEADTLVPREPDQAEEQQPKLAQSTLADATARGKAIVVAKTADSKPALPPEQEAKEDEVEEIMGCPQDKRQHVYVSRWRNDEWVMHEEIPEVEETLKVERAAKRLVIEVQDLMKTAKYRKRCFDQIEGITVNNREPAAEVERLRRQLEAADQERTEREAQNQNLVGQLNNKEREKTSLEAKVTRLQEENSRVTAECGHLKEDNEKLARNQSQLQDHTTKMKEELKILKVNAKRHLEAMIKERDGWKA; from the exons atggcattccatgcttccaagct gtcggcgtccaccgaaaatcccgaccagctagccgggtgtggcacggCTTCGCTAGTACTGGCGGAAAGAACTGCTCAACAGCTAgttgtggaggaacctatagaagaaattcCGCCAGAACCTCAGCAGATGAGCAGCCAGAcatcagtccccgagcagctggtcgagaagacagccgagcaaagtacaagtgctccgagcactaaccctactgaagcagataccttggtgccaagggaaccagaccaagccgaggagcagcaaccgaagttggcacagagcacgctagccgatgctacggctcgtgggaaagccatagtggtcgcgaaGACTGCAGACTCCAAACCAGCGCtgccccctgaacaagaggccaaagaggacgaagtagaagaaatcatgggctgtccccaagataaacgacaacatgtatatgtgtcgcgctggcggaacgacgagtgggttatgcacgaagaaatcccagaggtcgaagagaccctaaaagttgaacgagcggcaaagcgtctggtgatagaagtccag gacttgatgaagaccgcaaagtaccgaaagaggtgcttcgaccagattgagggaatcacggtgaACAATAGAGAaccggcggccgaggtggaacgcttgcgccgccaacttgaagctgccgaccaggagaggacagagcgagaggcacagaaccagaacctggtcggccagctcaataacaaagagcgggaaaaaacaa gcttagaagctaaagtaacccgcctccaagaggagaatagccgcgtgaccgcagagtgtggtcatctgaaggaggacaacgagaaactagcgcgcaaccagtctcaactccaggaccacaccaccaaaatgaaggaggaactgaaaa ttttaaaagtcaatgccaagaggcatctagaagccatgatcaaagagcgtgacggctggaaagcatga